The following proteins are encoded in a genomic region of Flammeovirga pectinis:
- a CDS encoding TonB-dependent receptor domain-containing protein, giving the protein MKFRLLTLVISLLLMTNVLQAQDRVVKGIVKESGSEEPLPGVNVLIQGTSTGSTTDFNGEFSLSIPEGSTLVFSYVGYMAQDVVVGNQSVINVSLEVDAEQLEEVVVTALGIERSAESLTYSTQSVSSEDLVTAKDPNVMNSLSGRVAGLQLSRSGSGAGGSVKINLRGNRSAKGDSSPLYVIDGVPMAGQGSGQPGEIENPGRDGGDGISNINSEDIESINILKGAAASVLYGSQAANGVIMITTKKGRPGHSSVSFSSNFTAEQAYMYPEMQSKYDAEGNGINHKAHTAEDFYKTGTTWVNSISYSQGNENSQFYVSYANTTANGVMPSNTFNKNNFSFNTTSKAFDDKLELRASANYIQQEGINRPSAGAYMNPIYSSYLSSRSISNDELTNNYQSWNDSRNIYEQNYPANVKSEIGNENPYWLLNQAQTEDTRHRFMVSGSAKYKFNENLSLQGRANIDATQDVWERKAHATTNPINIAADPVTGLSNGGYFRDDFNNTQIYADAILNFNKQFNDFNVTTLLGTAIRDEAAHLQKITSDKRSIRYTNIFTPAGLPEGMVPTETLDRRQVQSVFASATVGYKEMLYLDVAGRNDWSSTLPVNNNSYFYPSVGLTAVLNKMVEMPDVISLAKIRGNYTVLGNDAQPGVTTLQHEVDFNGNLKFADTQPASDLKPELSTSIEFGAELEFFNGLLYMDANFYKTNTVNQLFRVENPTGSSGFRYSYVNAGDVENRGFELSISAMPVSSGDLTWSTTVNLARNVNEIKELYTRADGTEADFDIVTNGGNIKYMQVLRKGGAIGEIWTADFLRDADGKISTVDADGKTVPAGSASLDPETAVKTNSNPDFLAGWTNTLKYKGFVMNMVIDGRFGGKTLSLTNSYMDSEGTSKEFAEAIDNNGNVTVEGIAFDPVGYMAATAGRSNVTSQYLYDQTNIRLRELSIGYTFDSIGPLENVTLSAIGRNLFFFYNAAPFDPDVVMSTGAGVQGLNFFSLPATRSVGLNLRVNF; this is encoded by the coding sequence ATGAAATTCAGACTACTAACTTTAGTCATTAGCTTATTACTAATGACAAACGTACTTCAAGCACAAGACCGTGTAGTGAAGGGTATAGTAAAAGAGTCAGGCTCAGAAGAGCCTTTACCAGGTGTTAACGTATTAATACAAGGTACATCTACTGGTTCAACAACCGATTTCAATGGAGAATTTTCTCTGTCAATTCCAGAAGGAAGTACATTAGTATTTTCTTATGTAGGATACATGGCACAAGATGTTGTTGTTGGTAACCAATCTGTAATCAACGTTTCTTTAGAAGTTGATGCAGAACAATTAGAAGAAGTTGTAGTAACAGCTTTAGGTATTGAAAGATCTGCTGAGAGTTTAACTTACTCTACGCAATCAGTATCATCTGAAGATCTAGTTACAGCAAAAGATCCTAACGTAATGAACTCATTATCTGGTCGTGTTGCAGGTTTGCAACTATCTAGAAGTGGTTCTGGTGCAGGTGGATCTGTAAAGATTAATCTAAGAGGTAACCGTTCAGCTAAAGGTGATAGTTCTCCTTTATATGTTATTGATGGTGTACCTATGGCAGGTCAAGGTTCTGGCCAACCTGGTGAAATTGAAAACCCTGGTCGTGATGGTGGTGATGGTATCTCGAACATCAACTCAGAAGACATTGAATCAATTAACATCTTAAAAGGTGCAGCAGCTTCAGTTCTTTATGGTTCTCAAGCGGCAAATGGTGTAATCATGATTACTACCAAAAAAGGACGTCCTGGTCATTCTAGTGTAAGTTTCTCATCAAACTTTACAGCAGAACAAGCTTATATGTACCCAGAAATGCAATCTAAATATGATGCAGAGGGTAACGGAATTAATCACAAAGCTCATACAGCAGAAGACTTTTATAAAACTGGTACTACTTGGGTAAATTCAATTTCTTATTCTCAAGGAAATGAAAACTCACAGTTTTATGTTTCATATGCAAACACAACTGCAAATGGTGTAATGCCATCAAACACTTTCAATAAAAATAACTTCTCTTTTAATACTACATCAAAAGCATTTGATGATAAATTAGAGTTAAGAGCTTCGGCAAACTACATCCAACAAGAAGGTATAAATAGACCATCAGCAGGTGCTTATATGAACCCTATTTATAGTTCATACTTATCATCTAGGTCAATTTCAAACGATGAGTTAACAAACAACTACCAATCTTGGAATGATAGCAGAAATATTTACGAGCAAAATTACCCTGCAAACGTAAAATCTGAAATTGGTAATGAAAACCCTTATTGGTTATTAAACCAAGCTCAAACAGAAGATACTCGTCACCGTTTTATGGTTTCAGGTTCTGCAAAGTATAAATTCAACGAGAACTTATCACTTCAAGGACGTGCAAACATTGATGCAACTCAAGATGTTTGGGAAAGAAAAGCACACGCTACTACTAACCCAATTAACATTGCAGCAGATCCTGTGACAGGATTGTCTAACGGTGGTTATTTCAGAGATGATTTCAATAATACTCAGATTTATGCAGATGCGATCTTAAACTTCAACAAGCAGTTTAACGATTTTAATGTAACAACATTATTAGGTACTGCAATTAGAGATGAGGCTGCTCATTTACAAAAAATTACTTCAGACAAACGTTCTATTAGATATACAAACATATTTACTCCAGCAGGTTTACCTGAAGGAATGGTACCAACGGAAACTTTAGATCGTCGTCAAGTTCAATCTGTATTTGCAAGTGCAACAGTAGGATACAAAGAAATGTTATACTTAGATGTTGCAGGTCGTAATGACTGGTCTTCAACTTTACCAGTAAACAATAACTCTTATTTCTATCCATCAGTTGGTTTAACAGCAGTATTAAACAAAATGGTTGAAATGCCAGATGTAATCTCTTTAGCAAAAATTAGAGGTAACTATACTGTATTAGGTAATGATGCTCAACCAGGTGTAACAACTTTACAACATGAAGTAGATTTTAATGGTAATTTAAAATTTGCTGATACTCAACCAGCTTCTGATTTAAAACCAGAATTATCTACATCAATTGAATTTGGTGCTGAATTAGAATTCTTCAATGGTTTACTTTATATGGATGCCAACTTCTACAAAACAAATACTGTAAACCAGTTATTTAGAGTGGAAAATCCAACAGGTAGCTCAGGGTTTAGATATAGCTATGTAAATGCAGGTGATGTTGAAAATAGAGGTTTTGAATTATCTATCTCAGCAATGCCAGTTTCTTCAGGTGATTTAACATGGAGTACTACTGTAAACCTTGCTAGAAACGTAAACGAAATCAAGGAACTTTATACTCGTGCAGACGGAACAGAAGCTGACTTTGATATTGTAACAAATGGTGGAAACATCAAGTATATGCAAGTATTAAGAAAAGGTGGTGCAATTGGAGAAATATGGACTGCTGATTTCTTAAGAGATGCAGATGGTAAAATTTCTACAGTAGATGCAGATGGTAAAACAGTTCCTGCTGGTTCTGCAAGCTTAGACCCAGAAACTGCGGTGAAAACTAACTCTAACCCTGACTTTCTTGCAGGTTGGACAAACACATTAAAATACAAAGGTTTTGTAATGAACATGGTGATTGATGGTAGATTTGGTGGTAAGACTTTATCATTAACTAACTCTTACATGGATTCTGAAGGAACATCGAAAGAATTTGCTGAAGCAATTGATAACAACGGTAATGTAACAGTAGAAGGTATTGCTTTCGATCCTGTTGGATATATGGCTGCAACTGCTGGTAGATCAAATGTTACTTCTCAATACTTATATGACCAAACAAACATTAGATTAAGAGAATTATCAATTGGATATACTTTTGATTCTATAGGTCCTTTAGAAAACGTAACATTATCAGCAATCGGAAGAAACTTATTCTTCTTCTATAATGCTGCTCCATTCGATCCAGACGTAGTAATGTCAACTGGTGCAGGTGTTCAAGGTCTTAACTTCTTCAGTTTACCAGCTACAAGAAGCGTAGGTTTAAACTTAAGAGTTAACTTCTAA
- a CDS encoding sensor histidine kinase: MTTTAKDKLFDEPVNIFDHIPKSMRLKLSKPIIYHVIFWVIYFVLNGLRWGSYYDDYLYSFQSNLIGFSIHIPLSYYHAYYLLPKYIPSKKYSLYLLNLGISLVVMMYLKVFLTQQFLLPVWPEAGTQAEIFSTNHVIAIITGELYVLGLTTSISLTRNWILNQKKTRELEKQNMMTELNLLKSQIQPHFLFNTLNNIYSLTLDKSDQASDAVMKLSELMSYMLYQKESRVNLADELYYMNNYLDLEKLRFGNRLDLTFDIEGKAEDVRVPQLLFLPFIENTFKHGVKNKLNSIEISLNLKISEDFITFEVENPNIDQTPLPFILPVQTSTQKTKTGGFGLSNARRRLRLLYGDNYTLNINDGEEIFRVTLKIPRNEHNKMPNS; the protein is encoded by the coding sequence ATGACTACGACAGCAAAAGATAAGCTATTCGATGAACCTGTGAACATTTTTGATCATATTCCAAAATCGATGCGTTTAAAACTCAGCAAGCCGATAATATATCATGTAATCTTTTGGGTAATCTATTTTGTTTTAAATGGATTGCGCTGGGGAAGCTACTATGACGACTATTTATATTCCTTCCAATCTAACTTGATTGGTTTCTCGATACATATACCGTTATCGTATTATCATGCTTATTATTTACTACCAAAGTATATTCCTTCTAAAAAATATTCTCTCTACTTATTAAACTTAGGAATATCGCTAGTAGTAATGATGTACTTAAAAGTATTTCTAACACAACAGTTTCTATTGCCTGTTTGGCCTGAAGCTGGTACACAAGCAGAAATTTTTAGTACAAACCATGTAATAGCAATTATTACAGGAGAATTATATGTATTAGGTTTAACTACTTCTATTAGTTTAACACGTAATTGGATTCTTAATCAAAAGAAAACAAGAGAGCTAGAAAAACAAAACATGATGACTGAGCTGAATTTATTAAAATCTCAAATTCAACCTCATTTCTTGTTTAATACGCTTAATAATATTTATTCATTAACACTAGATAAAAGTGACCAAGCATCTGATGCTGTTATGAAATTATCTGAATTAATGAGTTATATGCTCTATCAAAAAGAATCTAGAGTTAATCTTGCTGATGAACTCTATTATATGAATAACTACTTAGACTTAGAGAAACTTAGGTTTGGTAATAGGTTAGATCTAACTTTTGATATAGAAGGCAAAGCGGAAGATGTAAGAGTTCCACAACTTTTATTTCTTCCTTTTATAGAGAATACATTTAAACATGGAGTAAAAAACAAATTGAACTCTATCGAAATTAGTTTAAATTTGAAGATATCTGAAGATTTTATCACTTTTGAAGTAGAAAATCCAAATATTGATCAAACTCCTTTACCATTTATTCTACCTGTTCAAACGTCTACTCAGAAGACTAAAACAGGTGGGTTCGGTCTCTCAAATGCAAGAAGACGTTTAAGACTTCTTTATGGAGACAATTACACATTGAATATTAATGATGGTGAAGAAATATTTAGAGTAACATTAAAAATACCAAGAAATGAGCACAATAAAATGCCTAATAGTTGA
- a CDS encoding LytR/AlgR family response regulator transcription factor, which produces MSTIKCLIVDDEPLAIKVIENYLQRLSEFEIVAKCESAIDAFNVLQNEKVDLMFLDINMPMLTGIDFVKSLEKKPEVILTTAYREYALEGFEISALDYLLKPISFQRFLKAANKASQLIHTKEAANNKTVNKAPQAVINTGSASNNSEEPPYIFLKVEKKMVKIALEDIIYMESLKDYLRVYTSNGEMVVHYTLTKILENLPEDEFIRIHRSYAISLKKVNAIEGNQVELKNGKMLPIGRLYQQIVKDTIYSKGIMPNS; this is translated from the coding sequence ATGAGCACAATAAAATGCCTAATAGTTGATGATGAGCCACTGGCAATTAAGGTAATTGAAAATTATCTTCAGCGCCTTAGTGAATTTGAAATTGTGGCAAAATGTGAAAGTGCAATAGACGCTTTCAACGTGCTACAAAATGAGAAAGTTGATTTGATGTTCTTGGATATTAATATGCCTATGCTAACAGGTATCGACTTTGTTAAATCTTTAGAAAAGAAGCCTGAAGTAATATTAACAACGGCTTATCGTGAGTATGCTTTAGAAGGATTTGAGATTTCTGCTTTAGATTATTTATTAAAGCCTATTTCATTTCAACGCTTTTTAAAAGCTGCTAATAAAGCTTCTCAACTAATTCACACAAAAGAAGCTGCTAATAATAAAACTGTAAATAAAGCCCCTCAAGCTGTTATAAATACAGGTAGTGCATCTAATAATTCTGAAGAACCTCCTTACATTTTCTTGAAAGTAGAAAAGAAAATGGTGAAGATTGCCTTAGAAGATATTATATACATGGAGAGTTTAAAAGACTACTTACGTGTCTATACTTCTAATGGAGAGATGGTAGTACATTATACACTAACCAAAATTCTTGAAAATCTCCCAGAAGATGAGTTTATTAGAATTCATAGATCATATGCTATCTCTTTAAAGAAAGTAAATGCAATTGAGGGTAATCAGGTAGAGCTTAAAAATGGCAAAATGCTTCCTATTGGACGTTTGTATCAACAAATAGTAAAAGATACTATATATAGTAAAGGAATTATGCCTAATTCTTAA
- the mrdA gene encoding penicillin-binding protein 2, giving the protein MEVRRWHIIIGFTILFVTYALVLLNIQVFSKNYKMRAEANIVERVVEYPLRGMIYDRNGKLLASNAAVFDVMIVPKVFKLAPQDSIELAGMLDYTMEELRYNIKKAKGYSWYKPSVFKKQLIESEYARIQDKIIRYKGLSIQARTIRSYPHKSLANALGYVKEVTRDFLKKDTANYYQSGDLIGKSGVEKFYEKELRGQRGVSYIMKNVKGVTKGKFEDGKLDTIPQVGATLTSSIDLDLQAYGELLMKDKKGAIVAIDPSTGEILAMISAPSYDPNELTGEGKRLSKRYGDLSRDTNKPLFNRAMQSRYPPGSTFKTVMAMIGLQTGAIDTLTTYFSCNKRLVGCHNHDSPLNVKGSIINSCNPWYYQEIRRMLNDEGKRYETSDLLRKTLDEWKIDVQGYGLGRKLGVDMPYEKGGLVPSSKLYDRIYKGGGWKISTIHSISIGQGEVLAMPIQLANLGAIIANRGYYYSPHIIKSVGGQGPLKQYKEKHKVDVKPEYVDHIARGMADVPRIGTARRAYSPDIVICGKTGTAQNPHGEDHSIFMGFAPLYNPKIAIAVYVENAGFGGTWAAPIASLMMEKYVNGVVKRPYLEKYVNSVNLIQREKERKEKERILKERREKAKERLKAQQRLRQKRDSIAVTTSSES; this is encoded by the coding sequence ATGGAGGTTAGGCGCTGGCACATTATTATTGGATTTACAATTCTATTTGTAACATATGCTTTAGTCTTATTGAATATTCAGGTATTTAGTAAGAACTATAAAATGCGTGCAGAGGCAAATATTGTAGAACGTGTTGTAGAGTACCCTTTAAGAGGTATGATCTATGATCGAAATGGAAAATTATTGGCGTCGAATGCGGCTGTATTTGATGTAATGATTGTACCTAAGGTATTCAAGTTAGCACCTCAAGATTCTATAGAATTAGCGGGAATGCTTGATTATACAATGGAAGAACTCCGCTATAATATCAAAAAAGCAAAAGGTTATTCTTGGTATAAACCTTCGGTATTTAAAAAACAATTGATAGAATCTGAATACGCTAGAATTCAAGATAAAATTATTCGTTACAAAGGACTATCAATACAAGCAAGAACAATACGTTCTTATCCTCATAAAAGTTTAGCAAATGCCTTAGGGTATGTAAAAGAAGTTACTAGAGATTTTCTTAAAAAAGATACTGCCAATTATTATCAAAGTGGTGACCTTATTGGTAAAAGTGGAGTAGAGAAATTCTATGAAAAAGAATTGCGTGGACAACGTGGTGTTAGCTACATCATGAAAAACGTAAAGGGAGTAACGAAAGGGAAATTTGAAGATGGAAAATTAGATACAATTCCTCAAGTAGGAGCAACGTTAACATCATCTATAGATCTTGATCTCCAAGCATATGGAGAACTTTTAATGAAAGATAAAAAAGGAGCAATTGTAGCAATAGATCCAAGTACTGGAGAAATATTAGCAATGATTTCTGCTCCTTCTTATGATCCTAATGAATTAACAGGAGAGGGAAAAAGACTTTCTAAACGTTATGGAGATTTATCTAGAGATACAAATAAGCCACTTTTTAATAGAGCAATGCAGTCAAGGTATCCTCCGGGATCAACCTTTAAAACTGTAATGGCAATGATTGGCTTACAAACAGGAGCTATTGATACTTTAACAACCTACTTTAGTTGTAATAAACGTTTAGTTGGTTGTCATAATCATGATTCTCCATTAAATGTAAAAGGGTCTATAATTAACTCTTGTAATCCATGGTACTATCAAGAAATTCGTAGAATGCTAAATGATGAAGGAAAGAGGTATGAGACTTCAGATCTTCTAAGAAAAACATTAGATGAATGGAAAATTGATGTACAGGGATATGGTTTAGGACGAAAATTAGGGGTTGATATGCCTTATGAAAAAGGGGGGTTAGTACCTAGTTCAAAATTATATGATCGTATTTACAAAGGGGGTGGATGGAAAATTAGTACAATCCATTCTATCAGTATTGGGCAGGGTGAAGTATTAGCAATGCCTATTCAATTAGCTAATTTAGGAGCAATTATAGCCAATAGAGGATACTATTATTCACCTCATATTATAAAAAGTGTTGGAGGTCAAGGGCCTTTAAAGCAATATAAAGAGAAACATAAGGTAGATGTAAAACCAGAATATGTAGATCATATTGCTAGAGGAATGGCAGATGTACCAAGAATAGGTACGGCACGTAGAGCATATAGTCCGGATATTGTTATTTGTGGAAAAACAGGTACGGCTCAGAACCCACATGGAGAAGACCATTCTATTTTTATGGGTTTTGCTCCATTGTATAATCCTAAAATTGCTATTGCAGTTTATGTAGAGAATGCAGGATTTGGAGGTACTTGGGCAGCACCAATAGCAAGTTTAATGATGGAAAAATATGTAAATGGAGTAGTGAAACGTCCATATTTAGAAAAATATGTAAATAGCGTGAATCTAATTCAGAGAGAAAAGGAACGAAAAGAAAAAGAAAGAATATTAAAAGAGCGTAGAGAAAAAGCAAAGGAACGTCTAAAAGCACAGCAAAGGCTGAGGCAAAAAAGAGATTCAATTGCAGTAACAACCTCTTCAGAATCATAA
- a CDS encoding vWA domain-containing protein gives MYEDILSTRWFTPAVLKGFDWGEEVFLYLIIGIPVLFILRWLLRYRVRQKLDVALPEGRLKADWSTFLRFIPPFILSISITLMLIALARPQKTNEQVEQWTEGIDIMLILDISHSMKIEDFVPNRMEAAKKVAARFIDGRIQDRIGLVIFSGEAISYAPLTTDYSLLKSLVKDIDFSMIEKPGTAIGSALGVAINRMTESDAKSKVAILLSDGENTAGNLAPKTAAELAYGYGVKVYTIGVGKEGRVPYGTDMFGRPKYMEQHLDETALRDIARIGQGKYFRATNNKALTAIFDTIDKYEKAEIKETRYKDTKDYYQIYLVWGMFFLLIWMLLKSTFLTNALED, from the coding sequence ATGTACGAAGATATATTATCAACACGATGGTTTACTCCAGCAGTTTTAAAAGGCTTTGATTGGGGAGAAGAAGTGTTTTTGTATTTAATTATAGGCATTCCAGTCTTATTTATTTTAAGATGGTTATTGCGTTATAGAGTACGCCAAAAATTAGATGTGGCTTTACCAGAAGGTAGACTAAAAGCCGATTGGAGTACATTTTTGAGGTTTATACCACCCTTTATATTGAGTATATCAATTACTTTAATGTTAATAGCGTTGGCAAGACCTCAGAAAACAAACGAACAAGTAGAGCAATGGACAGAAGGTATAGATATTATGCTTATTCTAGATATTTCTCATTCTATGAAAATAGAAGATTTTGTTCCCAATAGAATGGAAGCTGCTAAAAAGGTAGCTGCAAGATTTATTGATGGTCGTATTCAAGATAGAATTGGACTCGTAATTTTCTCTGGAGAGGCAATTTCTTATGCACCTCTAACAACAGATTACAGCCTATTAAAATCTTTAGTTAAAGATATTGATTTTAGTATGATCGAGAAGCCTGGTACCGCAATTGGTTCTGCGTTAGGTGTTGCAATTAATAGAATGACAGAATCTGATGCTAAATCTAAAGTAGCAATCTTACTTTCTGATGGAGAAAATACAGCAGGTAATTTAGCACCTAAAACTGCAGCAGAATTGGCTTACGGTTACGGTGTAAAAGTATATACAATTGGTGTTGGTAAAGAAGGTAGAGTACCATATGGTACAGATATGTTTGGACGACCAAAATATATGGAACAACATCTAGACGAGACAGCTTTAAGAGATATTGCTAGAATTGGTCAGGGTAAATATTTTAGAGCAACAAACAATAAGGCTTTAACAGCTATTTTTGATACAATTGATAAGTACGAAAAAGCTGAAATTAAAGAAACTAGATATAAGGATACAAAAGATTATTATCAGATATATCTTGTTTGGGGAATGTTTTTCCTACTTATTTGGATGTTACTGAAAAGTACATTCTTAACGAACGCTTTAGAAGACTAA
- a CDS encoding DUF58 domain-containing protein has product MKELLKKLRRYEIRIRKAINSHMQGDYHSVFKGSGLEFDDVRLYQYGDDIRHIDWNVSAKGHGTFIKTFKEEKEQSVFFVVDVSASQEIGKQGRKKIDISKEICGVLAMSAIKEASSVGLLCFSDDKERYIKPNKGVKHAYQLFGELFRLKPKSPKTNISRALGQTLAMVKRKSIIIVISDFVDEEYERHLKALCRKHDLIVIHVGDDRETSFPRIGIAPLFDKEAGKTIWVNTSSRKFRDRLDQFYAKNRVILSDLVRRNGGNYLFVNAAEDYVPQLVKLFKIRNSARK; this is encoded by the coding sequence ATGAAAGAACTTCTTAAAAAGCTAAGACGCTACGAAATTCGTATCAGAAAGGCTATTAACTCGCACATGCAGGGAGATTACCATTCTGTGTTTAAAGGCTCTGGATTGGAATTTGACGATGTCCGCTTGTATCAGTACGGCGATGACATTAGGCATATAGATTGGAATGTAAGTGCCAAAGGACATGGTACTTTTATAAAGACATTTAAAGAAGAAAAAGAACAAAGTGTCTTTTTTGTAGTAGATGTAAGTGCTTCTCAAGAAATTGGGAAACAGGGTAGAAAGAAAATCGATATTTCTAAAGAGATATGTGGTGTGCTTGCTATGTCTGCTATTAAAGAAGCAAGTTCTGTAGGTCTTTTATGTTTTTCTGATGATAAAGAACGTTACATTAAACCAAATAAAGGAGTTAAGCATGCTTATCAGTTATTTGGTGAACTGTTTCGTTTAAAGCCAAAATCGCCTAAAACGAATATAAGTAGAGCTTTAGGTCAGACTTTGGCAATGGTAAAGCGTAAAAGTATCATTATTGTAATATCTGATTTTGTAGACGAAGAATACGAGCGTCACCTAAAAGCACTTTGTCGTAAGCACGATTTAATTGTAATTCATGTAGGAGATGATAGAGAAACATCTTTCCCAAGAATTGGAATTGCACCACTATTTGACAAAGAAGCAGGTAAAACAATTTGGGTAAATACATCTTCTAGAAAATTTAGAGACCGTTTAGATCAGTTCTATGCAAAAAATAGAGTAATTTTAAGCGATCTTGTGAGACGAAATGGTGGAAACTATCTTTTTGTAAATGCTGCAGAAGATTATGTACCTCAATTAGTAAAATTATTTAAGATCAGAAATTCAGCCCGTAAATAG
- a CDS encoding DUF4296 domain-containing protein produces the protein MKRILNLLALGLLLVSCGPEKPQAPANLLSKDVMVNVLIDLYKAEATISTQHLPKDEAMNAYTKLEKDIYTKNSTDSTTFNKSYEFYLKDNVDEAAAIQKEVVEKLKAEKEELTTADGNAPNIKK, from the coding sequence ATGAAAAGAATATTGAATCTACTCGCATTAGGATTATTGTTGGTAAGTTGTGGTCCTGAAAAACCTCAAGCACCAGCAAATTTACTGTCTAAAGATGTCATGGTGAATGTCTTGATCGATCTTTATAAAGCAGAAGCAACAATCTCAACGCAGCATCTTCCTAAAGATGAAGCTATGAATGCTTACACTAAATTAGAGAAAGATATTTATACTAAGAATTCTACAGACTCTACAACTTTTAATAAAAGCTACGAATTTTATTTAAAAGACAATGTTGATGAGGCTGCGGCAATTCAAAAAGAAGTTGTTGAAAAATTGAAAGCAGAAAAAGAAGAGCTTACAACTGCTGATGGAAATGCTCCAAATATTAAAAAGTAA